In Equus caballus isolate H_3958 breed thoroughbred chromosome 25, TB-T2T, whole genome shotgun sequence, one DNA window encodes the following:
- the PTGR1 gene encoding prostaglandin reductase 1, whose translation MVHAKTWILKKHFEGSPTNSNFELKTVELPPLKNGEVLLEALFLTVDPYMRIAATKLKEGDVMMGQQVARVVESQNSAFPTGTIVLAHSGWTMHSISDGKALEKLPTGWPDTLPLSLALGTVGMPGLTAYFGLLEICGVKGGETVMVNAAAGAVGSVVGQIAKLKGCKVVGAAGSDEKVAYLKKIGFDVAFNYKKVESLEETLKKASPDGYDCYFDNVGGVFSNTVICQMKKFGRIAICGAISTYNRTGELPPGPPPENMIYQQLRMEGFIVTTWQGEVREKALKDLLKWVLEGKIQYHEHITEGFENMPAAFMGMLKGENLGKAIVKA comes from the exons ATGGTTCATGCTAAGACCTGGATCCTGAAGAAGCACTTTGAAGGCAGCCCTACTAATAGTAACTTTGAGTTGAAGACAGTTGAACTCCCACCCTTAAAAAATGGAG AGGTCTTGCTGGAAGCTTTGTTCCTCACCGTGGATCCTTACATGAG aatagCGGCGACAAAATTGAAGGAGGGTGATGTGATGATGGGGCAACAAGTGGCCAG AGTTGTGGAAAGTCAAAACTCAGCCTTTCCAACAGGAACTATTGTACTGGCCCATTCAGGCTGGACAATGCATTCCATTTCTGATGGAAAAGCACTGGAAAAGCTGCCTACAGGTTGGCCAGACACGTTACCACTGTCTTTGGCTCTGGGAACAGTTGGCATGCCAGG CCTAACAGCCTACTTTGGCCTACTTGAAATCTGTGGTGTGAAGGGTGGAGAAACAGTGATGGTTAATGCAGCAGCGGGAGCAGTGGGCTCTGTTGTGGGACAGATAGCTAAGCTGAAG gGCTGCAAAGTTGTTGGAGCAGCAGGGTCTGACGAAAAGGTTGCCTACCTTAAAAAGATTGGATTTGATGTTGCCTTTAACTACAAGAAAGTCGAGTCTTTggaagaaactttgaaaaaagcCTCTCCTGATGGATATGATTGTTATTTTGATAAC GTAGGTGGAGTGTTTTCAAACACTGTTATCTGCCAGATGAAGAAATTCGGAAGAATTGCCATATGTGGGGCCATCTCTACATATAACCGTACTGGCGAACTTCCCCCAG GCCCACCCCCAGAGAATATGATCTATCAGCAACTCCGCATGGAAGGGTTCATCGTCACCACCTGGCAAGGAGAAGTCCGCGAGAAGGCTCTGAAAGACTTGCTGAAATGGGTCTTGGAG GGTAAAATCCAGTACCATGAACACATCACTGAAGGATTTGAAAACATGCCAGCTGCATTTATGGGAATGCTGAAAGGGGAAAATTTGGGGAAAGCAATAGTGAAGGCATAA